From Myxocyprinus asiaticus isolate MX2 ecotype Aquarium Trade chromosome 49, UBuf_Myxa_2, whole genome shotgun sequence, a single genomic window includes:
- the LOC127438149 gene encoding hydroxylysine kinase-like isoform X1 produces the protein MSMKESKPNLSHSQVMEIVKRLFGLTASTIHPLPSYDDQNFYVASSEGGEYVLKVMNSVDSQNFTLLELQTHAMNFLHQRGLPAQTALPNLTGQLLSLEEIDCGYGMQKYLVRLLTYLPGTTIAKITSSPQILYEVGKMAATLDKVLLQMEHPNISALQRENFRWNLGSIPLLNQYLHVMDGDPVQKIVKGVMEQYQAQVVPKLTLFRKCINHGDLNDHNLLVEPIGPSRYKISGILDFGDMSYGYFIFELAIAIMYMMIENSNPIDVRGPVVAGWESVFPLNDAEKDALYFLVLGRFCQSLVLARHAVIQQPENTEYLMTTAKTGVHHLYRLWELGKEEVERIWFRSVAQFSHATFIDRD, from the exons ATGTCAATGAAAGAATCAAAGCCAAATCTCAGCCATTCCCAAGTTATGGAGATAGTGAAACGACTCTTTGGCTTAACTGCATCCACCATACATCCATTGCCCAGTtatgatgatcagaacttttatGTGGCCTCTAGTGAAGGTGGCGAGTACGTTCTGAAGGTTATGAACTCTGTAGACAGTCAAAATTTCACTCTTCTAGAACTGCAAACTCATGCCATGAACTTCTTACACCAGAGAGGACTTCCTGCCCAGACCGCTTTACCCAACCTGACTGGCCAACTCTTGAGTTTGGAAGAAATTG ATTGTGGTTATGGCATGCAGAAATATTTGGTCCGCTTGCTCACCTACCTGCCTGGCACTACAATAGCCAAAATAACAAGCAGTCCCCAGATCTTGTATGAGGTTGGGAAAATGGCAGCCACATTGGATAAAGTTTTACTGCAA atggaGCATCCAAACATCAGTGCCCTCCAGAGAGAGAATTTCAGGTGGAATCTTGGCAGTATTCCTCtcttaaatcaatatcttcatgTGATGGATGGGGATCCTGTGCAAAAGATTGTTAAAGGTGTAATGGAGCAGTACCAGGCCCAAGTTGTGCCAAAACTAACACTTTTTCGCAAGT GCATTAACCATGGAGACCTCAATGACCACAATCTCTTGGTGGAACCCATTGGACCTTCAAGGTACAAGATCTCAGGGATTCTTGACTTTGGAGACATGAGTTATGGGTATTTTATATTTGAGCTGGCCATCGCAATCATGTACATGATGATTGAAAATTCCAATCCGATAGATGTTCGAGGGCCAGTTGTGGCGGGATGGGAAAGTGTTTTTCCTCTTAATGATGCAGAAAAAGACGCACTCTATTTTCTGGTTTTGGGTCGGTTCTGCCAGTCACTGGTTCTGGCCCGACATGCGGTTATTCAGCAACCAGAGAACACAGAATACTTGATGACGACGGCCAAGACTGGTGTGCACCACCTGTATCGTCTTTGGGAGCTGGGTAAAGAGGAAGTGGAAAGAATATGGTTCCGGAGTGTTGCACAGTTCAGTCATGCAACATTTATAGACCGTGACTGA
- the LOC127438149 gene encoding hydroxylysine kinase-like isoform X2 has translation MSMKESKPNLSHSQVMEIVKRLFGLTASTIHPLPSYDDQNFYVASSEGGEYVLKVMNSVDSQNFTLLELQTHAMNFLHQRGLPAQTALPNLTGQLLSLEEIDCGYGMQKYLVRLLTYLPGTTIAKITSSPQILYEVGKMAATLDKVLLQMEHPNISALQRENFRWNLGSIPLLNQYLHVMDGDPVQKIVKGINHGDLNDHNLLVEPIGPSRYKISGILDFGDMSYGYFIFELAIAIMYMMIENSNPIDVRGPVVAGWESVFPLNDAEKDALYFLVLGRFCQSLVLARHAVIQQPENTEYLMTTAKTGVHHLYRLWELGKEEVERIWFRSVAQFSHATFIDRD, from the exons ATGTCAATGAAAGAATCAAAGCCAAATCTCAGCCATTCCCAAGTTATGGAGATAGTGAAACGACTCTTTGGCTTAACTGCATCCACCATACATCCATTGCCCAGTtatgatgatcagaacttttatGTGGCCTCTAGTGAAGGTGGCGAGTACGTTCTGAAGGTTATGAACTCTGTAGACAGTCAAAATTTCACTCTTCTAGAACTGCAAACTCATGCCATGAACTTCTTACACCAGAGAGGACTTCCTGCCCAGACCGCTTTACCCAACCTGACTGGCCAACTCTTGAGTTTGGAAGAAATTG ATTGTGGTTATGGCATGCAGAAATATTTGGTCCGCTTGCTCACCTACCTGCCTGGCACTACAATAGCCAAAATAACAAGCAGTCCCCAGATCTTGTATGAGGTTGGGAAAATGGCAGCCACATTGGATAAAGTTTTACTGCAA atggaGCATCCAAACATCAGTGCCCTCCAGAGAGAGAATTTCAGGTGGAATCTTGGCAGTATTCCTCtcttaaatcaatatcttcatgTGATGGATGGGGATCCTGTGCAAAAGATTGTTAAAG GCATTAACCATGGAGACCTCAATGACCACAATCTCTTGGTGGAACCCATTGGACCTTCAAGGTACAAGATCTCAGGGATTCTTGACTTTGGAGACATGAGTTATGGGTATTTTATATTTGAGCTGGCCATCGCAATCATGTACATGATGATTGAAAATTCCAATCCGATAGATGTTCGAGGGCCAGTTGTGGCGGGATGGGAAAGTGTTTTTCCTCTTAATGATGCAGAAAAAGACGCACTCTATTTTCTGGTTTTGGGTCGGTTCTGCCAGTCACTGGTTCTGGCCCGACATGCGGTTATTCAGCAACCAGAGAACACAGAATACTTGATGACGACGGCCAAGACTGGTGTGCACCACCTGTATCGTCTTTGGGAGCTGGGTAAAGAGGAAGTGGAAAGAATATGGTTCCGGAGTGTTGCACAGTTCAGTCATGCAACATTTATAGACCGTGACTGA